In a genomic window of Nodosilinea sp. E11:
- a CDS encoding HD domain-containing phosphohydrolase, translating into MPYRNSLPPRVLVVDDHAPSRMTAVALLSVEGYQVEQANCGQSALSRVFQHQPDLILLDVMMPGLDGYEVCRQLKENDNTRLIPVVFVTALGDREARLRGIEAGGDDFLTKPFDQLELSARVKSLIHQKRLNEDLDHAEKVLFSIARTIESRDPNTGDHCDRLVSLGRSLGEYLRLSAAHIRDLAWAGYLHDIGKVGIPDAVLLKTGPLTVAERTIMEQHVAIGEEICRPLRTMQGVLPIIRHHHERWNGSGYPDGLAGAAIPRLAQIFQLIDIFDALTHDRPYKPAFSIEESLRIMGEEVERGWRDPALMAEFERFIRNHYGDLPPSPQQVTRSIEQPQSVRQPYV; encoded by the coding sequence GTGCCCTACCGAAATTCTTTGCCGCCCCGCGTGCTAGTGGTCGATGATCACGCCCCTAGCCGCATGACTGCCGTTGCCCTGTTGTCGGTGGAGGGGTACCAGGTAGAGCAGGCCAACTGTGGCCAAAGTGCCCTCAGCCGGGTATTTCAGCACCAACCTGACCTGATTTTGCTAGATGTGATGATGCCTGGCCTTGACGGCTATGAGGTCTGTCGCCAGCTCAAGGAAAATGACAATACTCGGCTGATCCCCGTGGTGTTTGTGACGGCCCTAGGCGATCGCGAAGCCAGGTTGCGGGGCATTGAAGCGGGCGGCGACGACTTTCTAACCAAGCCCTTTGACCAGCTCGAACTATCGGCCCGAGTCAAGTCGCTAATTCACCAAAAACGTCTCAACGAAGATCTCGACCACGCCGAAAAGGTGCTGTTTTCTATCGCTCGCACGATCGAGAGCCGCGATCCCAATACCGGTGACCACTGCGATCGCCTCGTCAGCCTGGGGCGCAGCCTTGGCGAATACCTGAGGCTATCTGCCGCCCATATTCGCGATTTGGCCTGGGCAGGTTACCTCCACGACATCGGCAAAGTGGGCATCCCCGACGCCGTGCTACTCAAAACCGGCCCACTCACCGTTGCCGAGCGCACGATTATGGAACAGCACGTCGCCATTGGCGAAGAAATTTGCCGCCCCTTGCGCACCATGCAGGGCGTATTGCCCATCATTCGCCACCACCACGAGCGCTGGAACGGCAGCGGCTACCCCGATGGGTTAGCTGGGGCAGCCATTCCCCGACTGGCACAGATTTTTCAGCTCATCGACATTTTCGACGCCTTAACCCACGATCGCCCCTACAAACCAGCCTTCTCCATCGAAGAATCGCTGCGCATTATGGGCGAAGAGGTCGAGCGGGGCTGGCGAGACCCAGCCTTAATGGCTGAGTTTGAGCGGTTCATTCGCAACCACTATGGCGATCTGCCTCCTAGCCCTCAGCAAGTGACTCGTAGCATTGAGCAGCCTCAGTCTGTCAGACAGCCATATGTCTAA
- a CDS encoding diflavin flavoprotein — protein MVVAAPAQKRLTIQVEGVADDTTTIRSLDWDRDRFDIEFGLQNGTTYNSFIIRGEKVALVDTSHAKFQELYLKTLTGEIDPKTIDYLVISHTEPDHSGLVRDVLELAPQVVVVGSKVAIAFLEDLVHHPFERIIVKNGDTLELGNGHTLEFVSAPNLHWPDTIFTYDHKTGVLFTCDAFGLHYCSDAPYDEDLEAISPDFRFYYECLMAPNARSVLGAMKRMDALPPVNMVATGHGPLLRYNVGELTGRYQRWSQEKTKAEDLVAVFYVSDYGYSDRISQAIARGITKTGVAVEMMDMRSADPQEVMELVSRSKGLVVGMPPVAGVRAQETQTTLGTILAAVHGKQTIGLFESYGGDDEPVDPLANKFQDLELIQAFAPIRIKDSPTEGLYQSCEEAGTDLGQSLAQAGKLKKLKSLDADLEKALGRISSGLYIITAKKGELSSAMLASWVSQASFQPLGFTVAVAKDRAIESLMQVGDTFVLNILEEGKHLGLMKHFLKRFAPGADRFAGVRTRPATNGSPLLADALAYIECEVTTRMEVSDHWIVYCTVHDGKVSDPEGQTAVHHRKVGTYY, from the coding sequence ATGGTTGTAGCGGCACCAGCGCAAAAGCGCCTCACCATTCAGGTCGAAGGGGTAGCTGACGACACCACTACCATTCGCTCCCTCGATTGGGATCGCGATCGCTTCGACATTGAGTTCGGCCTGCAAAATGGCACTACCTACAACTCTTTCATTATTCGCGGCGAGAAAGTCGCCCTGGTCGATACTTCCCACGCCAAGTTTCAGGAGCTGTACCTCAAGACCCTAACGGGCGAAATTGACCCCAAAACCATTGATTATTTGGTGATTAGCCACACCGAGCCCGACCACAGCGGCCTAGTGCGCGATGTGCTAGAGCTGGCTCCCCAGGTGGTGGTGGTGGGGTCTAAGGTGGCGATCGCTTTCCTCGAAGACTTGGTGCACCACCCCTTCGAGCGCATAATCGTCAAAAACGGTGACACCCTAGAGCTAGGCAACGGCCACACTCTAGAGTTTGTCAGCGCCCCTAACCTGCACTGGCCCGACACCATCTTCACCTACGACCACAAAACCGGTGTGCTGTTTACCTGCGATGCCTTTGGCCTGCACTATTGCAGCGATGCCCCCTACGACGAAGATTTAGAGGCGATTTCCCCCGATTTTCGCTTTTACTACGAGTGCCTGATGGCTCCCAATGCCCGCTCGGTGCTGGGGGCAATGAAACGTATGGATGCTCTGCCCCCCGTGAATATGGTGGCTACGGGCCACGGCCCCCTGCTGCGCTACAACGTGGGCGAGCTAACGGGCCGCTATCAGCGCTGGAGCCAGGAAAAAACGAAGGCCGAAGATTTAGTCGCGGTGTTCTACGTATCTGACTACGGCTATAGCGATCGCATTTCCCAGGCGATCGCTCGCGGTATTACCAAAACCGGTGTCGCCGTCGAAATGATGGACATGCGCTCCGCCGATCCCCAAGAGGTGATGGAGTTGGTGAGTCGCTCTAAGGGCTTAGTTGTTGGCATGCCCCCCGTTGCCGGGGTAAGGGCTCAGGAAACCCAGACCACCCTGGGCACGATTTTGGCGGCAGTGCACGGCAAACAAACTATTGGCCTGTTTGAATCCTACGGTGGTGACGACGAGCCGGTCGATCCCTTGGCCAACAAGTTTCAAGATCTAGAACTGATCCAAGCGTTTGCGCCCATTCGCATTAAAGACAGCCCCACCGAAGGGCTGTACCAGTCGTGCGAAGAGGCGGGCACCGACCTGGGCCAGAGCCTCGCCCAGGCGGGCAAGCTCAAGAAACTCAAATCTCTCGATGCCGACCTTGAAAAGGCCCTGGGCCGCATTAGCAGCGGGCTATATATCATCACCGCCAAAAAGGGTGAACTGTCTAGCGCTATGTTGGCTTCCTGGGTGTCTCAGGCCAGCTTTCAGCCCCTGGGCTTTACGGTGGCGGTGGCCAAAGACCGCGCCATCGAGTCGCTGATGCAGGTGGGCGATACCTTCGTGCTGAATATTCTTGAAGAGGGTAAGCACCTAGGGCTGATGAAGCATTTTCTCAAGCGGTTTGCCCCCGGTGCCGATCGCTTTGCTGGTGTGCGCACCCGCCCAGCTACCAATGGCTCACCCCTGTTGGCCGATGCCCTGGCTTACATTGAGTGCGAAGTGACTACTCGTATGGAAGTCAGTGATCACTGGATTGTGTATTGCACGGTGCACGACGGTAAGGTGTCTGACCCTGAAGGTCAGACCGCTGTGCATCACCGCAAGGTTGGCACCTACTACTAA